From Pseudomonas sp. stari2, a single genomic window includes:
- a CDS encoding XdhC family protein produces the protein MQHLDLQVVRRALEWSAAGRRIWLCTVLTTYGSAPRAPGSLLAVDDNGQWIGSLSGGCVEEDFLERVAEGAFLDAINVVRYGEGDDPRSRVSLPCGGILDVLVEKFDADCDVQAHLRELESALLGQRRLIREVDLATGARSLFADHEQGARIEREIDRVRIRIGAAQRLLLAGYSSVAQACAEFAVGLGFEVILCDPRDEVLEGVVLDGVEIRRQLPSVFIADGGCHRDTAVVALTHDPRIDDLAMMEAVRTEAFYIGVMGSQQTSQKRFERLRRIGGLGDDELARIHAPIGLNLGSKTPSEIALAVLADILRIRSGIARDQL, from the coding sequence ATGCAGCATCTCGATCTGCAGGTTGTGCGGCGGGCGCTGGAGTGGTCGGCAGCGGGGCGACGCATCTGGCTTTGCACCGTGCTGACGACCTACGGCTCGGCGCCTCGTGCGCCAGGTTCGCTGCTGGCGGTGGACGACAACGGCCAGTGGATCGGGTCGCTGTCCGGTGGTTGCGTCGAGGAAGATTTTCTCGAGCGCGTCGCCGAAGGTGCATTTCTCGATGCAATCAACGTCGTGCGTTATGGCGAAGGTGACGATCCGCGCTCGCGGGTCAGCCTGCCTTGTGGCGGCATTCTCGATGTGCTGGTAGAGAAATTTGACGCCGACTGCGATGTACAGGCGCATCTGCGTGAGCTTGAATCGGCATTGCTGGGTCAGCGCCGGTTGATTCGCGAGGTCGATCTGGCGACCGGCGCGCGTAGCCTGTTTGCCGATCACGAGCAGGGTGCGCGGATCGAGCGTGAAATCGATCGGGTACGGATTCGTATCGGCGCTGCCCAGCGTTTGCTGCTGGCGGGGTATTCCAGCGTGGCACAGGCGTGTGCCGAATTCGCAGTGGGTCTCGGTTTCGAGGTGATTCTTTGCGACCCACGTGATGAAGTGCTGGAAGGCGTGGTGCTTGATGGCGTGGAAATTCGCCGGCAACTGCCGTCGGTGTTCATCGCCGATGGCGGCTGTCACCGTGATACGGCGGTGGTGGCGTTGACCCATGATCCGCGTATCGACGATCTGGCGATGATGGAAGCGGTGCGTACAGAGGCTTTCTACATCGGCGTCATGGGCTCGCAGCAGACGTCGCAGAAGCGCTTCGAGCGTTTGCGCCGGATTGGCGGATTGGGAGATGACGAGCTGGCGCGGATTCATGCGCCGATCGGTCTTAACCTGGGCAGCAAGACGCCGTCGGAAATCGCTTTGGCGGTGCTCGCGGATATCCTGCGGATTCGCAGCGGGATTGCGCGGGATCAGTTGTAA
- a CDS encoding NAD(P)/FAD-dependent oxidoreductase, with protein sequence MANTPYPESYYAASANAVPPRPALQDDVETDVCVIGAGYTGLSSALFLLENGFRVTVLEAAKVGFGASGRNGGQIVNSYSRDIDVIERSVGPKQAQLLGQMAFEGGRIIRDRVSKYNIQCDLKDGGVFAALSAKQMGHLESQKRLWERFGHTQLELLDQRRIREVVACDQYVGGMLDMSGGHIHPLNLALGEASAVESLGGTIYEQSPAVRIERGANPVVHTPKGKVRAKFIIVAGNAYLGNLVPELAAKSMPCGTQVITTEPLGDELAKSLLPQDYCVEDCNYLLDYYRLTGDKRLIFGGGVVYGARDPANIEAIIRPKMLKAFPQLKDVKIDYAWTGNFLLTLSRLPQVGRLGDNIYYSQGCSGHGVTYTHLAGKVLAEALRGQAERFDAFADLPHYPFPGGQLLRTPFAALGAWYYGLRDKLGF encoded by the coding sequence ATGGCGAACACCCCTTACCCAGAGTCTTATTACGCTGCGTCGGCCAACGCCGTACCGCCACGCCCTGCCCTGCAGGATGACGTGGAGACGGATGTCTGTGTGATCGGCGCTGGCTATACGGGACTTTCCTCGGCCCTGTTCCTGCTAGAGAACGGTTTCCGCGTGACCGTGCTGGAAGCCGCCAAGGTAGGCTTCGGTGCATCGGGACGCAACGGCGGGCAAATCGTCAACAGCTACAGCCGTGACATCGACGTGATCGAACGCAGTGTCGGCCCGAAGCAGGCTCAGTTGCTCGGACAGATGGCGTTCGAGGGCGGCCGGATCATTCGTGATCGTGTCAGCAAGTACAACATCCAGTGCGACTTGAAAGACGGCGGCGTATTCGCGGCCCTGTCGGCCAAGCAGATGGGCCACCTGGAATCACAGAAGCGCCTGTGGGAACGCTTCGGCCACACTCAACTTGAACTGCTCGATCAGCGCCGCATCCGCGAAGTGGTAGCCTGCGATCAATACGTCGGCGGCATGCTCGACATGAGCGGCGGCCACATCCACCCGCTGAATCTGGCACTTGGCGAAGCCTCTGCCGTGGAATCCCTGGGTGGCACTATCTATGAACAGTCTCCGGCCGTGCGCATCGAACGCGGCGCCAACCCGGTCGTGCATACACCAAAGGGCAAGGTCAGGGCCAAATTCATTATCGTTGCCGGCAACGCCTACTTGGGCAACCTTGTACCGGAACTGGCAGCCAAGTCGATGCCGTGCGGCACTCAGGTCATCACCACCGAACCGCTCGGCGATGAACTGGCGAAATCCCTGCTGCCACAGGACTACTGCGTCGAGGACTGCAATTATCTGCTCGATTATTACCGCCTCACTGGCGACAAACGGCTGATCTTCGGCGGCGGCGTGGTGTACGGCGCGCGGGATCCGGCGAATATCGAGGCGATCATCCGCCCGAAAATGCTCAAGGCTTTCCCGCAACTCAAGGACGTTAAGATCGACTACGCCTGGACCGGCAATTTCCTGCTGACCCTGTCGCGTCTGCCTCAGGTCGGGCGCCTAGGCGACAACATCTATTATTCTCAGGGCTGCAGTGGCCACGGCGTTACCTACACGCACCTGGCCGGCAAAGTACTGGCCGAGGCGCTACGTGGACAAGCCGAGCGCTTCGATGCGTTTGCCGACCTGCCGCACTATCCGTTCCCAGGCGGGCAACTGCTGCGCACACCGTTTGCTGCACTCGGCGCGTGGTATTACGGACTGCGCGACAAACTCGGTTTCTGA
- a CDS encoding DUF2214 family protein: protein MLVHWFLAAVHLLAFALGFWAVLTRGTAFSRLAAGTGEVRRVLLADNLWGISALVLLITGGMRAFGGYEKGADYYLHQPLFHLKMTLFVLILLLELAPMITLIKWRVGQARGTPLETGRAKVFARISHAEALLLVLMVIAATGMARGVTFG, encoded by the coding sequence ATGCTGGTCCATTGGTTTCTTGCTGCGGTTCATCTGCTGGCATTTGCCCTGGGGTTCTGGGCCGTCCTGACACGCGGAACGGCATTCAGCCGCCTGGCTGCTGGGACTGGTGAGGTTCGGCGGGTTCTGCTCGCTGACAATCTATGGGGGATATCTGCGCTGGTGCTGCTGATCACGGGTGGCATGCGAGCTTTTGGCGGTTACGAAAAGGGCGCCGATTACTATCTGCATCAGCCGCTGTTCCATTTGAAGATGACGCTGTTTGTGCTGATTCTGCTTCTGGAGCTTGCACCGATGATTACGTTGATCAAATGGCGCGTCGGTCAGGCACGCGGAACTCCCCTCGAGACTGGGCGGGCCAAGGTGTTTGCACGAATCAGTCATGCCGAAGCGCTGTTGTTGGTTCTGATGGTGATAGCGGCCACCGGGATGGCGCGTGGGGTGACGTTCGGCTAG
- the csrA gene encoding carbon storage regulator CsrA: MLILTRKVGESINIGDDITITILGVSGQQVRIGINAPKNVAVHREEIYQRIQAGLTAPDKPQTP, translated from the coding sequence ATGCTGATACTCACCCGCAAAGTCGGTGAAAGCATAAACATTGGTGATGACATTACGATCACCATCCTCGGCGTAAGCGGCCAGCAGGTTCGCATCGGCATCAACGCGCCAAAGAACGTTGCCGTACACCGCGAAGAGATCTACCAGCGCATTCAGGCTGGCCTGACCGCACCGGACAAGCCACAAACCCCCTGA
- a CDS encoding penicillin-binding protein activator LpoB, translated as MRKLVWLVAALALAGCGEGRSVDAQRSKSVAVTAPAAVSGPQWDLEVRGETPQAVSDLSGWLIEHAFIANVIKDASGKTRILLGPFNSRAEAEAKQADVNAALIKAKKQNIETLVIERTAAQ; from the coding sequence GTGCGCAAATTGGTCTGGTTGGTCGCAGCACTGGCATTGGCGGGATGTGGTGAAGGCAGGAGCGTGGATGCGCAAAGGTCAAAATCCGTAGCGGTGACAGCGCCGGCAGCCGTCTCCGGGCCGCAATGGGATCTGGAGGTGCGCGGCGAAACACCTCAAGCCGTCAGTGATCTGAGCGGCTGGTTGATCGAGCATGCGTTTATCGCCAATGTCATCAAGGATGCCAGCGGAAAGACCCGGATCCTTTTGGGACCATTCAACTCCAGGGCCGAAGCCGAAGCGAAACAGGCTGATGTGAATGCGGCGCTGATCAAGGCGAAAAAACAGAACATCGAGACGCTTGTGATCGAACGTACCGCAGCACAGTAA
- a CDS encoding siderophore-interacting protein: MASASPYKLFDVVLRHKHQLSPHLMRITLASEAVAEMATWAPDQRIKLFFPAADGSPARLSQGEGWYARFRSMLADRRPAMRTYTIRHLRADRGEVDIDFVLHGETGPASRWALRAQPGESMQILGPDSRFSAEEAGGFEWKPPQTLQQLLLVADSTALPAAMGILEELAALVQPPQTQVFFEVDSAQDMLAVPDWPGLSVQWLIRERAGAMVAGTLMVEAVRKAALPVEASMVNQAIELADVDIDQEILWEIAETATDGFYGWIAGESAAVMNLRRYLIKERGIPRESLNLMGYWRYNKPGS; this comes from the coding sequence ATGGCCTCCGCCAGTCCCTACAAGTTGTTCGACGTTGTTTTACGTCATAAGCATCAGCTGAGTCCGCACCTCATGCGGATCACGCTCGCCAGCGAGGCTGTTGCCGAGATGGCAACCTGGGCGCCTGATCAGCGCATCAAACTGTTTTTCCCGGCCGCGGACGGTTCGCCAGCCCGACTCTCTCAGGGTGAGGGTTGGTACGCTCGTTTCCGCTCAATGCTGGCGGATCGACGCCCGGCGATGCGCACCTACACCATTCGTCATTTGCGTGCCGATCGGGGCGAAGTCGACATCGACTTTGTACTGCATGGCGAAACCGGGCCGGCTTCTCGCTGGGCTCTTCGAGCGCAGCCAGGCGAGTCGATGCAAATTCTGGGGCCCGACAGCCGGTTTTCGGCTGAGGAGGCGGGTGGCTTTGAATGGAAGCCGCCGCAAACCCTTCAACAACTCTTGTTGGTCGCCGACTCGACAGCATTGCCCGCCGCGATGGGGATTCTCGAGGAGCTGGCAGCGCTTGTACAGCCACCCCAGACTCAAGTGTTCTTCGAGGTCGACAGTGCTCAGGACATGCTTGCAGTCCCGGACTGGCCTGGCCTTTCGGTGCAGTGGTTGATCCGAGAGCGGGCGGGTGCGATGGTTGCCGGGACGCTGATGGTGGAGGCGGTGCGAAAGGCGGCGCTACCTGTCGAGGCATCGATGGTCAATCAGGCTATAGAGCTGGCTGACGTCGATATCGATCAGGAGATTCTCTGGGAAATCGCTGAAACCGCTACTGACGGTTTTTATGGCTGGATCGCCGGTGAGTCGGCTGCGGTCATGAATTTGCGCCGATACCTGATCAAGGAGCGCGGTATTCCTCGCGAATCACTCAATCTGATGGGCTACTGGCGTTACAACAAGCCCGGCAGCTAA
- a CDS encoding endonuclease, which produces MIVRFFALLLLLISLGAHAGAPRTFNEAKKVAWKLYAPQSTEFYCGCKYTGNKVDLAACGYVPRKNAKRASRIEWEHIVPAWEFGHQRQCWQDGGRKNCTRYDPSYQKAEADLHNLVPSIGEVNGDRSNFSYGWLPVEKGQYGSCLTQVDFKAKKVMPRPSIRGMIARTYFYMSKQYGLRLSKQDRQLYEAWDKTYPVQDWERQRNQSVACVMGRGNEFVGPVNMKACG; this is translated from the coding sequence ATGATTGTCCGTTTTTTTGCTTTGCTTTTACTGCTCATTTCTCTAGGCGCCCACGCTGGCGCGCCCCGCACATTCAACGAGGCCAAGAAGGTCGCCTGGAAGCTGTACGCCCCACAATCCACCGAGTTTTATTGCGGGTGCAAATACACGGGCAACAAGGTCGACCTGGCCGCTTGCGGTTATGTACCGCGTAAAAATGCCAAGCGCGCCTCCCGCATTGAGTGGGAACACATTGTTCCGGCCTGGGAGTTCGGCCATCAGCGCCAGTGCTGGCAGGACGGCGGACGCAAGAATTGCACACGCTATGACCCGAGCTACCAGAAAGCCGAAGCCGACCTGCACAACCTGGTACCCAGCATCGGCGAGGTCAATGGTGATCGCAGCAACTTCAGTTACGGTTGGCTACCGGTCGAAAAGGGTCAGTATGGCTCCTGCCTGACCCAAGTCGACTTCAAGGCGAAGAAGGTCATGCCCCGCCCTTCGATTCGCGGCATGATCGCTCGCACCTATTTCTACATGAGCAAACAATACGGCTTGCGCCTGTCGAAGCAGGATCGCCAATTGTATGAAGCGTGGGACAAGACGTACCCGGTGCAAGACTGGGAGCGCCAGCGCAATCAGAGCGTGGCGTGCGTGATGGGTCGCGGCAACGAGTTTGTCGGGCCGGTGAACATGAAAGCCTGCGGCTGA
- a CDS encoding DUF1654 domain-containing protein, protein MLTVKYCMHVQLNKDNLVASSSDAPDAYERMGMRVQKIINSPTAQKAKAALIFRLPDEPVDEWERLLEEIDENDNVTLAYRDDGGVQIFWVVPKED, encoded by the coding sequence ATGCTTACAGTTAAATACTGTATGCACGTACAGCTTAATAAGGATAACCTCGTGGCCTCCTCCTCTGATGCTCCCGATGCTTACGAACGCATGGGCATGCGTGTTCAAAAGATCATCAACTCCCCCACCGCACAAAAAGCCAAAGCCGCTCTGATCTTCCGTCTCCCGGATGAACCGGTGGATGAGTGGGAGCGCCTGCTGGAAGAGATTGACGAGAACGACAACGTCACCCTCGCCTATCGAGACGATGGTGGCGTGCAGATTTTCTGGGTTGTACCGAAGGAAGATTGA
- a CDS encoding asparaginase: MKSAFKTLVPGALALMLLLPSALQAKEVETQTKLANVVVLATGGTIAGAGASAANSATYQAAKVGIEQLIAGIPELSKLANVRGEQVMQIASESITNENLLQLGRRVSELADSKDVDGIVITHGTDTLEETAYFLNLVEKTDKPIIVVGSMRPGTAMSADGMLNLYNAVAVASSKEAHGKGVLVTMNDEIQSGRDVSKMINIKTEAFKSPWGPLGMVVEGKSYWFRLPAKRHTMDSEFDIKNIKSLPDVEIAYSYGNVGDTAYKALAQSGAKAIIHAGTGNGSVSSRVVPALQALRKDGVQIIRSSHVNAGGFVLRNAEQPDDKYDWVVAHDLNPQKARILAMVALTKTNDSKELQRMFWEY; the protein is encoded by the coding sequence ATGAAATCTGCTTTCAAGACATTGGTTCCGGGCGCTTTGGCCCTAATGCTGCTCCTGCCCTCCGCCCTCCAGGCAAAAGAAGTCGAAACCCAGACCAAACTGGCCAACGTGGTGGTGCTCGCTACGGGCGGCACCATTGCCGGCGCTGGCGCCAGTGCCGCCAACAGCGCTACCTATCAGGCCGCCAAGGTCGGCATCGAGCAATTGATCGCCGGCATTCCCGAGCTGAGCAAACTGGCCAACGTGCGTGGCGAGCAAGTCATGCAGATCGCGTCGGAAAGCATCACCAATGAAAACCTGCTGCAACTGGGTCGCCGCGTCTCCGAGCTGGCCGACAGCAAAGACGTCGATGGCATCGTCATCACCCACGGCACCGACACCCTGGAAGAAACCGCCTACTTCCTGAACCTGGTGGAGAAAACCGACAAGCCGATCATCGTTGTCGGCTCGATGCGCCCAGGCACCGCCATGTCAGCGGACGGCATGCTCAACCTGTACAACGCCGTCGCCGTCGCCAGCAGCAAAGAAGCCCACGGTAAAGGCGTGCTGGTGACCATGAATGATGAAATCCAGTCCGGCCGCGATGTCAGCAAGATGATCAACATCAAGACTGAAGCATTCAAGAGTCCATGGGGCCCGCTGGGCATGGTGGTCGAAGGCAAATCCTATTGGTTCCGCTTGCCAGCCAAGCGCCACACCATGGATTCGGAATTTGATATCAAGAACATCAAGAGCCTTCCTGACGTAGAAATCGCTTATTCCTACGGCAATGTCGGCGACACCGCCTACAAAGCCCTGGCCCAGTCCGGCGCCAAAGCCATCATCCACGCCGGCACCGGCAATGGTTCGGTGTCTTCCCGTGTCGTCCCGGCCCTGCAGGCTCTGCGCAAGGATGGCGTTCAGATCATTCGTTCTTCCCACGTCAATGCCGGCGGCTTCGTACTGCGTAACGCCGAACAGCCTGACGACAAGTACGACTGGGTCGTGGCCCATGACCTGAACCCACAGAAGGCCCGTATCCTGGCAATGGTCGCCCTGACCAAAACCAACGACAGCAAAGAGCTGCAACGGATGTTCTGGGAGTACTGA
- a CDS encoding sugar ABC transporter substrate-binding protein, translating into MKLPFAGRLLAVAMLAAASAALPVSSAFAESPEKPKVALVMKSLANEFFLTMEDGAKAYQKEHSADFDLISNGIKDETDTAGQTRIVEQMILAKVNALVIAPSDSKAMVPVIKKAVDAGITVINIDNQLDPAVIKSKNISVPFVGPDNRKGARLVGEYLAKQLKAGDEVGIIEGVSTTTNAQQRTAGFKDAMEAAQIKVVSLQSGDWEIDKGNKVAASILSEYPDVKALLAGNDSMAVGAVSAVRAAGKAGQVQVVGYDNINAIKPMLQDGRVLATADQFAAKQAVFGIETALKIIKGEKVDSGANGVIETPVELVTKK; encoded by the coding sequence ATGAAGCTGCCATTCGCTGGACGTCTTCTCGCTGTCGCCATGCTGGCTGCCGCATCCGCCGCACTGCCTGTCTCTTCGGCTTTCGCCGAGTCCCCCGAAAAACCCAAGGTCGCACTGGTCATGAAGTCTTTGGCCAACGAATTCTTCCTCACCATGGAAGACGGCGCCAAGGCTTACCAGAAAGAACACTCCGCCGATTTCGACCTGATCTCCAACGGCATCAAGGACGAAACCGACACAGCAGGCCAGACCCGCATCGTCGAGCAGATGATTCTGGCGAAGGTCAATGCACTGGTCATCGCACCTTCTGACTCCAAGGCCATGGTGCCTGTGATCAAGAAAGCCGTCGACGCCGGCATCACCGTGATCAACATCGACAACCAGCTCGATCCCGCCGTCATCAAAAGCAAGAATATCTCCGTACCGTTCGTAGGACCGGATAACCGCAAGGGCGCACGTCTGGTGGGCGAGTACCTGGCCAAACAGCTGAAGGCCGGTGACGAAGTCGGCATTATCGAAGGCGTTTCCACAACGACCAACGCTCAGCAGCGTACCGCTGGCTTCAAGGATGCGATGGAAGCCGCGCAGATCAAGGTTGTCTCCCTGCAGTCCGGCGATTGGGAAATCGACAAGGGCAACAAGGTAGCCGCGTCGATCCTCAGCGAGTACCCGGACGTCAAGGCACTGCTGGCCGGTAACGACAGCATGGCCGTCGGCGCTGTTTCCGCTGTGCGTGCTGCCGGCAAGGCGGGGCAGGTACAAGTGGTCGGTTACGACAACATCAACGCCATCAAGCCGATGCTGCAGGATGGTCGTGTCCTGGCAACCGCCGATCAGTTCGCCGCCAAGCAGGCCGTGTTCGGCATCGAGACCGCGCTGAAAATCATCAAGGGCGAGAAAGTCGACAGTGGCGCCAACGGCGTCATCGAAACCCCGGTCGAGCTGGTCACCAAGAAGTAG